A genomic stretch from Methanomassiliicoccales archaeon includes:
- a CDS encoding M20/M25/M40 family metallo-hydrolase, translating to MKNEILAMLLDLLAIRSDMHADKSIIVNYVKKMLEEIGFAVTIVGDQSYPALVASKGRGGVAFSGHLDTVPIGDGWTRKQGEIDGDRVYGRGTTDMKGAIASMLFAARDLAEEDVPCTLLLTTDEEERMLGALKLSQFETVRAARAIIICEPTSLNVACREKGVFRFRLITRGKAAHSSQCWLGENAILKMHTLMIKLSDLAQVPAGPTDKMTMCFTTIRGGTKDNVVPDRCQTEIDVRFPAPLTLKDIEALIKSRLGSEDYEIETIYGLEPFESDRDSRIVKMLTTYLKSTIVDVPYATEAPRYQSSNRSIYICGPGAPSLAHVPDEYVELSALVRMHTALVKLGRELSGNTGQG from the coding sequence ATGAAAAATGAAATATTAGCCATGCTTCTGGATCTTTTGGCAATCAGAAGCGATATGCATGCTGACAAAAGCATCATTGTGAATTATGTTAAGAAAATGCTCGAAGAAATTGGGTTTGCAGTTACAATTGTGGGAGATCAATCGTATCCAGCTCTCGTCGCATCAAAAGGCAGAGGAGGCGTCGCCTTCTCAGGACATCTAGATACAGTTCCTATCGGAGATGGATGGACGAGGAAACAAGGGGAAATCGACGGCGATAGGGTTTACGGAAGAGGTACTACGGACATGAAAGGCGCGATCGCGTCGATGCTGTTCGCCGCCCGCGATCTCGCAGAAGAGGACGTCCCTTGTACTCTTCTCCTTACCACGGATGAGGAGGAGAGGATGCTGGGAGCTTTAAAGCTCAGCCAGTTCGAGACTGTGAGAGCCGCGCGGGCAATCATCATCTGCGAGCCCACGAGCCTTAACGTCGCGTGCAGAGAAAAAGGCGTCTTCCGGTTCAGACTAATTACGCGAGGAAAAGCAGCGCACTCGAGCCAATGCTGGCTAGGAGAGAATGCGATTCTCAAAATGCACACTTTAATGATCAAACTTTCCGATCTCGCGCAAGTTCCAGCCGGACCGACAGACAAAATGACGATGTGTTTCACAACGATTCGCGGCGGTACGAAGGACAATGTTGTGCCAGACAGGTGTCAAACGGAGATCGATGTACGCTTCCCCGCACCTCTCACTCTGAAAGATATTGAAGCGCTGATAAAAAGTCGTTTAGGGAGTGAAGACTACGAGATTGAAACAATTTATGGTCTTGAACCATTCGAATCCGACAGAGATTCGAGAATTGTAAAAATGCTCACTACATATCTCAAATCGACGATCGTCGACGTTCCGTACGCAACCGAAGCGCCACGATACCAGTCATCCAACCGGTCCATTTACATTTGCGGACCGGGGGCGCCTTCGCTTGCCCACGTACCCGACGAGTACGTCGAGCTATCGGCACTCGTAAGAATGCATACCGCGTTGGTCAAACTTGGGCGAGAATTGTCTGGAAACACCGGTCAGGGGTAA
- a CDS encoding M42 family metallopeptidase, whose translation MLEELTELLKTPGVSGFEFPIREMIRKKVDPLAKTRVDEIGNLYATIGNGDRHLLLVAHMDELGMVVSKIEESGFLRFRKIGGIDDRSLLGRTVTIYTAKGEMKGVIGMLPPHLMKDPSAEMKEVPAAEEMIIDIGCTSKKEAEEIGISVMDPIVFEKNITKLGERIVSARSLDNRSGCLALIELLRRLHKKRIDLRVTFVWSVQEEIGLRGVRVAALKEMPDYVIAVDTCSATDFPGTPEYLDKISLGGGPVVRYIDNKSIASPAFVNLIRRIAASNGLPLQLGISGGSTDGAAAQEFGSMMVPLCIPVRYTHSTVECIHLDDLKNLILLLEKTIDDLEKKEKGVIS comes from the coding sequence ATGTTGGAGGAGCTCACGGAGCTATTGAAAACGCCCGGAGTATCTGGTTTTGAATTCCCGATAAGAGAGATGATCAGGAAGAAAGTAGATCCACTCGCTAAAACACGAGTCGATGAAATTGGCAATCTGTACGCAACGATTGGGAACGGCGATCGTCATCTGCTCCTCGTTGCTCACATGGATGAGCTCGGGATGGTTGTGTCAAAGATCGAGGAAAGCGGTTTCCTTCGTTTCAGGAAGATTGGAGGGATTGATGATCGATCGCTACTTGGAAGAACGGTCACAATATACACAGCGAAGGGAGAGATGAAAGGTGTCATCGGAATGCTTCCTCCCCACCTCATGAAAGACCCATCCGCGGAGATGAAGGAAGTCCCAGCCGCTGAAGAAATGATTATCGATATCGGTTGCACTTCAAAAAAGGAGGCGGAGGAAATCGGTATATCCGTTATGGACCCAATCGTTTTCGAAAAGAATATCACAAAGTTAGGAGAGCGGATCGTGAGTGCACGCAGTCTCGACAATCGATCAGGATGTCTTGCGCTCATCGAATTGCTACGACGTTTACACAAAAAAAGGATCGATTTACGTGTGACGTTCGTCTGGAGTGTTCAGGAAGAGATCGGATTGAGAGGCGTTCGAGTCGCAGCGCTCAAAGAGATGCCAGATTACGTGATTGCCGTTGACACCTGTTCTGCAACAGACTTCCCCGGCACACCTGAATACCTTGACAAGATCTCATTAGGCGGAGGTCCCGTCGTCAGATACATCGACAACAAGTCTATTGCCTCTCCCGCCTTTGTCAACCTCATCAGAAGAATTGCCGCATCTAATGGATTGCCGCTCCAGCTGGGGATAAGCGGAGGAAGTACTGATGGTGCCGCCGCCCAAGAATTCGGTTCGATGATGGTTCCTCTCTGCATACCTGTAAGATATACGCATTCCACTGTCGAATGCATACATCTCGACGATTTGAAGAATCTTATCCTCCTCCTCGAAAAGACGATCGATGATCTGGAAAAGAAGGAAAAAGGTGTTATTTCATGA
- a CDS encoding AAA family ATPase: protein MTAFVQQERRSKIFKDISKLSFDYVPDKLIHRESQMQKLWMLFRPVLEKGIAQSALLIGSVGTGKTAASKRFCLDFAKVAQESGRAVDFIVVNCRQRNTEASVVLRLVSHFDEGYPDRGMSLSEMLASLKKHLEKRKLHFIVVLDEVDVLLRRGAGDLIYQLSRFDEEKVGGRASLSLILISQKYVLDLLDLSSISTFRRANVITFGKYTRDELKDITSDRVALAFYPGSVREDAIDLIADIAADWGDARFAIELLERSGMIAEEEGSTVVSPEHVRAAKAFTYSIVTESKIEELDRQKKIVLLGICRALKDQAYVTTGEAERAYCIAAEEYGEKPRGHTQFWSYLQDLSNEGIIETKVSTDASGGRTTFISLPDIPAKVLRQKLEEILRS from the coding sequence TTGACGGCATTCGTGCAACAGGAACGGCGGTCGAAGATTTTCAAGGACATTTCGAAGCTTTCATTCGATTATGTTCCAGATAAGCTCATCCATAGAGAGAGCCAAATGCAGAAGCTCTGGATGCTTTTCAGACCCGTACTTGAAAAAGGCATCGCGCAAAGCGCTCTGCTGATCGGAAGTGTTGGCACTGGAAAAACCGCCGCTTCGAAGCGATTCTGTCTTGATTTCGCAAAGGTCGCACAGGAATCTGGTCGTGCGGTCGATTTTATCGTTGTTAACTGCCGCCAGCGCAACACAGAGGCAAGCGTCGTTCTGAGACTTGTCTCGCATTTCGATGAGGGTTATCCCGATCGAGGGATGTCCCTTTCCGAAATGCTTGCGTCATTGAAAAAGCACCTCGAGAAAAGAAAACTTCACTTCATTGTCGTTCTTGACGAAGTTGACGTTCTGCTAAGAAGAGGTGCTGGAGATCTCATTTACCAGCTTTCCAGATTTGACGAGGAAAAGGTCGGAGGGCGTGCATCTCTTTCGCTCATCCTCATCTCTCAGAAATACGTACTTGATCTCCTCGATCTGTCATCAATTTCCACCTTCCGGAGGGCAAATGTCATCACGTTCGGCAAATACACCCGCGACGAATTGAAGGATATCACAAGCGACAGAGTTGCACTTGCTTTCTATCCAGGAAGTGTGCGCGAGGATGCGATTGATCTGATCGCCGATATCGCTGCTGACTGGGGAGATGCACGATTTGCCATTGAGCTGCTCGAGCGATCAGGCATGATTGCGGAGGAGGAGGGTTCTACGGTTGTCTCGCCGGAGCACGTGAGGGCGGCAAAGGCCTTCACGTACAGCATCGTCACCGAATCAAAAATTGAAGAGCTCGATAGACAAAAAAAGATCGTGTTGCTTGGAATTTGCAGAGCACTCAAAGACCAGGCCTATGTAACAACTGGTGAAGCAGAAAGAGCATATTGCATCGCCGCGGAGGAATATGGTGAAAAGCCACGTGGCCATACACAATTCTGGTCATATTTGCAAGATCTTTCAAATGAAGGCATCATCGAAACAAAGGTCTCCACGGATGCATCCGGTGGAAGAACGACTTTTATTTCCTTACCAGACATTCCTGCGAAAGTGCTGAGGCAGAAGCTTGAGGAAATTCTTCGATCATAG